Proteins found in one Zea mays cultivar B73 chromosome 1, Zm-B73-REFERENCE-NAM-5.0, whole genome shotgun sequence genomic segment:
- the LOC100285098 gene encoding elongation factor 2 isoform X1, whose amino-acid sequence MVKFTAEELRAIMDKKNNIRNMSVIAHVDHGKSTLTDSLVAAAGIIAQEVAGDVRMTDTRADEAERGITIKSTGISLYYEMTDESLKNYKGERDGNQYLINLIDSPGHVDFSSEVTAALRITDGALVVVDCIEGVCVQTETVLRQALGERIRPVLTVNKMDRCFLELQVEGEEAYQTFSRVIENANVIMATYEDKLLGDVQVYPEKGTVAFSAGLHGWAFTLTNFAKMYASKFGVDETKMMERLWGENFFDPATKKWTTKNTGSPTCKRGFVQFCYEPIKQIIKTCMNDQKEKLWPMLQKLNVTMKADEKELIGKALMKRVMQTWLPASTALLEMMIFHLPSPAKAQKYRVENLYEGPLDDVYATAIRNCDPEGPLMLYVSKMIPASDKGRFFAFGRVFSGKVATGMKVRIMGPNYVPGQKKDLYVKSVQRTVIWMGKKQESVEDVPCGNTVAMVGLDQFITKNATLTNEKETDACPIRAMKFSVSPVVRVAVQCKVASDLPKLVEGLKRLAKSDPMVLCTMEESGEHIIAGAGELHLEICLKDLQEDFMGGAEIIVSPPVVSFRETVLEKSCRTVMSKSPNKHNRLYMEARPLEEGLAEAIDDGRIGPRDDPKVRSQILSQEFGWDKDLAKKIWCFGPETTGPNMVVDMCKGVQYLNEIKDSVVAGFQWASKEGALAEENMRGICFEVCDVVLHADAIHRGGGQVIPTARRVIYASQLTAKPRLLEPVYLVEIQAPENALGGIYGVLNQKRGHVFEEMQRPGTPLYNIKAFLPVIESFGFSSQLRAATSGQAFPQCVFDHWDMMGSDPLEAGSQAAQLVLDIRKRKGLKEQMTPLSEFEDKL is encoded by the exons ATGGTGAAGTTCACAGCTGAAGAGCTCCGCGCTATCATGGACAAAAAGAACAACATTCGTAACATGTCTGTCATTGCTCATGTGGACCATG GCAAGTCTACGCTTACAGATTCCCTTGTGGCAGCTGCTGGGATTATTGCCCAGGAAGTTGCTGGTGATGTTCGCATGACTGATACTCGGGCAGATGAAGCAGAGCGTGGCATTACAATCAAATCTACTGGTATCTCTCTTTACTATGAGATGACTGACGAGTCACTGAAGAACTACAAGGGTGAGAGAGATGGTAACCAATACTTGATCAACCTTATTGACTCGCCTGGACACGTTGATTTTTCTTCGGAAGTCACAGCTGCTCTTCGCATCACCGATGGTGCTCTGGTTGTGGTTGACTGTATTGAAGGTGTCTGTGTGCAAACTGAAACTGTGCTTCGCCAAGCCCTTGGTGAGAGGATTAGGCCAGTTCTCACGGTGAACAAGATGGACAGGTGCTTCCTTGAGCTTCAGGTTGAGGGTGAGGAAGCGTATCAGACTTTCTCCCGTGTCATTGAGAATGCCAATGTCATCATGGCAACATATGAAGATAAGCTCCTTGGTGATGTCCAAGTATACCCAGAGAAGGGGACAGTTGCTTTTTCTGCTGGTCTGCACGGATGGGCCTTCACCCTCACTAACTTCGCAAAGATGTATGCATCTAAGTTTGGAGTTGATGAAACTAAGATGATGGAGAGGCTATGGGGTGAGAACTTCTTTGACCCTGCCACAAAGAAGTGGACCACCAAGAACACAGGTTCTCCTACCTGCAAGAGAGGATTTGTTCAGTTCTGCTATGAGCCAATCAAGCAAATCATCAAGACCTGCATGAATGACCAGAAGGAGAAATTGTGGCCCATGCTGCAAAAGCTCAATGTTACCATGAAGGCTGATGAGAAGGAGTTGATTGGCAAAGCTTTGATGAAGCGTGTTATGCAAACGTGGCTTCCAGCTAGCACTGCTCTGCTTGAGATGATGATATTCCACCttccttccccagcaaaggctcAAAAGTATCGTGTGGAGAACTTGTACGAGGGACCCCTTGATGATGTGTATGCAACTGCTATCAGAAACTGTGATCCAGAGGGTCCTCTTATGCTGTATGTTTCAAAGATGATTCCTGCATCTGACAAGGGCAGGTTCTTTGCCTTCGGTCGTGTCTTCTCAGGGAAGGTTGCTACTGGTATGAAGGTTCGGATCATGGGTCCCAACTATGTCCCCGGGCAGAAGAAGGATCTGTATGTCAAGAGTGTCCAGCGTACTGTTATCTGGATGGGAAAGAAGCAAGAGTCGGTTGAGGATGTTCCGTGTGGTAACACTGTTGCTATGGTTGGTCTGGATCAGTTCATCACGAAGAATGCTACACTCACTAATGAGAAGGAGACTGACGCTTGCCCAATCAGAGCAATGAAGTTCTCCGTCTCTCCTGTTGTGCGTGTTGCTGTTCAGTGCAAGGTTGCCTCTGACCTTCCCAAGCTAGTCGAAGGTTTGAAGCGTCTAGCAAAGTCCGATCCTATGGTTCTCTGTACAATGGAAGAATCTGGTGAGCATATCATTGCTGGAGCTGGTGAGCTTCATCTTGAGATTTGCCTGAAGGATCTGCAGGAGGACTTCATGGGTGGTGCTGAAATTATTGTTTCCCCTCCCGTCGTCTCCTTCCGTGAAACGGTTCTTGAGAAGTCCTGCCGTACTGTCATGAGCAAGTCTCCCAACAAGCACAACCGTCTGTACATGGAAGCGCGCCCCTTGGAGGAGGGTCTCGCTGAGGCCATCGATGACGGCCGTATTGGCCCACGTGATGATCCGAAGGTGCGCTCCCAGATCCTCTCTCAGGAGTTTGGGTGGGACAAGGACCTGGCCAAGAAGATTTGGTGTTTTGGACCTGAGACCACTGGCCCGAACATGGTTGTAGATATGTGCAAGGGAGTGCAGTATCTCAATGAAATCAAGGATTCTGTTGTGGCTGGTTTCCAGTGGGCATCAAAGGAGGGTGCACTGGCTGAGGAGAACATGCGTGGAATTTGCTTTGAGGTATGTGATGTCGTTCTTCATGCTGATGCTATCCACAGGGGTGGTGGTCAGGTCATTCCCACTGCCAGGAGGGTCATCTATGCCTCTCAGCTCACGGCCAAGCCAAGGCTGCTGGAGCCAGTCTACCTGGTGGAGATCCAGGCCCCAGAAAATGCACTTGGTGGTATCTACGGTGTTCTGAACCAGAAGAGAGGTCATGTCTTTGAGGAGATGCAGAGGCCGGGTACCCCGCTCTACAACATCAAGGCTTTCCTCCCTGTCATCGAGTCCTTTGGTTTCTCCAGCCAACTGAGGGCCGCAACCTCTGGTCAGGCGTTCCCCCAGTGTGTCTTTGACCATTGGGACATGATGGGCTCAGATCCTTTGGAGGCCGGCTCCCAGGCTGCTCAGCTGGTGCTGGATATCCGCAAGAGGAAGGGTCTCAAGGAACAGATGACCCCTCTTTCTGAGTTTGAGGACAAGCTCTAA